One window from the genome of Pelecanus crispus isolate bPelCri1 chromosome 13, bPelCri1.pri, whole genome shotgun sequence encodes:
- the NXT2 gene encoding NTF2-related export protein 2 isoform X1: protein MISSLQDFKTYVDQACRAADEFVNIYYETMDKRRRALTRLYLDKATLVWNGNAVSGQEELNKFFEMLPSTEFQVNVLDCQPVHEQATQGQTTVLVVTSGTVKFDGDKQRYFNQNFLLTAQATPTNTVWKIASDCFRFQDWAS from the exons ATGATTTCTTCTCTCCAGGATTTCAAAACCTACGTGGATCAAGCTTGTAGAGCTGCAGATGAATTTGTCAACATTTATTATGAGACAATGGATAAAAGAAGAAGA GCTTTAACAAGACTTTATTTGGACAAAGCGACATTAGTTTGGAATGGTAATGCAGTGTCCGGGCAAGAAGAACTGAATAAATTTTTTGAAATGTTGCCATCTACTGAATTCCAGGTTAATGTGTTGGACTGCCAGCCCGTTCACG AGCAAGCTACTCAAGGCCAGACGACGGTCCTCGTGGTGACAAGTGGGACGGTAAAATTTGATGGCGACAAGCAGCGCTACTTCAATCAGAACTTCTTGCTGACAGCACAGGCCACGCCTACCAACACAGTGTGGAAGATCGCCAGTGACTGTTTCCGCTTTCAGGACTGGGCCAGCTAG
- the NXT2 gene encoding NTF2-related export protein 2 isoform X2 translates to MAASVDFKTYVDQACRAADEFVNIYYETMDKRRRALTRLYLDKATLVWNGNAVSGQEELNKFFEMLPSTEFQVNVLDCQPVHEQATQGQTTVLVVTSGTVKFDGDKQRYFNQNFLLTAQATPTNTVWKIASDCFRFQDWAS, encoded by the exons GATTTCAAAACCTACGTGGATCAAGCTTGTAGAGCTGCAGATGAATTTGTCAACATTTATTATGAGACAATGGATAAAAGAAGAAGA GCTTTAACAAGACTTTATTTGGACAAAGCGACATTAGTTTGGAATGGTAATGCAGTGTCCGGGCAAGAAGAACTGAATAAATTTTTTGAAATGTTGCCATCTACTGAATTCCAGGTTAATGTGTTGGACTGCCAGCCCGTTCACG AGCAAGCTACTCAAGGCCAGACGACGGTCCTCGTGGTGACAAGTGGGACGGTAAAATTTGATGGCGACAAGCAGCGCTACTTCAATCAGAACTTCTTGCTGACAGCACAGGCCACGCCTACCAACACAGTGTGGAAGATCGCCAGTGACTGTTTCCGCTTTCAGGACTGGGCCAGCTAG
- the NXT2 gene encoding NTF2-related export protein 2 isoform X3, whose product MAASVDFKTYVDQACRAADEFVNIYYETMDKRRRALTRLYLDKATLVWNGNAVSGQEELNKFFEMLPSTEFQVNVLDCQPVHVSKSQETSTVASDTDLQYNVEQIITLYVLRFLYI is encoded by the exons GATTTCAAAACCTACGTGGATCAAGCTTGTAGAGCTGCAGATGAATTTGTCAACATTTATTATGAGACAATGGATAAAAGAAGAAGA GCTTTAACAAGACTTTATTTGGACAAAGCGACATTAGTTTGGAATGGTAATGCAGTGTCCGGGCAAGAAGAACTGAATAAATTTTTTGAAATGTTGCCATCTACTGAATTCCAGGTTAATGTGTTGGACTGCCAGCCCGTTCACG TGTCTAAGAGTCAAGAGACCTCTACCGTAGCCTCTGATACTGACCTGCAGTATAATGTGGAACAAATCATTACCCTGTATGTACTTCGATTTCTTTACATCTAG